From the Glandiceps talaboti chromosome 12, keGlaTala1.1, whole genome shotgun sequence genome, one window contains:
- the LOC144443670 gene encoding fatty acid-binding protein, intestinal-like: MAYIGTWKYEREENLEQFLLAVGIPADKAKTAATLNSILQCSKAGDTLTIKVSVKGETKEVSFKMGVPFEMDMPHLGVKETVTATEEGGKLVIRGTATESREVTGDTMIVTVTKPGVDIVGKRYLKRV, translated from the coding sequence ATGGCTTACATTGGTACCTGGAAGTACGAGAGAGAAGAGAACCTCGAGCAGTTTCTCCTAGCAGTTGGAATACCTGCCGACAAAGCCAAAACTGCAGCAACACTGAACTCTATACTGCAGTGTAGTAAAGCAGGCGACACTTTAACGATAAAAGTCAGTGTAAAAGGCGAAACCAAGGAAGTGTCATTCAAAATGGGTGTGCCTTTCGAAATGGACATGCCGCATCTTGGAGTCAAAGAAACCGTCACTGCAACAGAGGAAGGAGGCAAACTCGTCATCAGAGGAACAGCGACCGAAAGTCGCGAAGTGACGGGTGATACCATGATAGTTACGGTGACCAAGCCTGGAGTGGACATCGTCGGCAAACGGTACCTGAAACGCGTTTAA